A region from the Alosa alosa isolate M-15738 ecotype Scorff River chromosome 7, AALO_Geno_1.1, whole genome shotgun sequence genome encodes:
- the LOC125298157 gene encoding histone H1-like — MAEVAPAPAPAKAPKKKAPRPKKTGPSVGELVVKAISASKEKKGVSLAALKKALAAGGYDVEKNNARVKLAIKSLVTKGTLVQTKGTGASGSFKLNKKPAEAKKKVAKKPAAKAKKPAAKKPAAAKKPKKAVAKKPAAAKKSPKKAKKPAAPKKVTKSPKKAKKPAAPKKAAKSPKKAKAAKPKVAKPKAAKPKKAAPKKK; from the coding sequence ATGGCAGAAGTTGCTCCCGCTCCCGCGCCGGCTAAAGCCCCCAAGAAGAAGGCACCTAGGCCTAAGAAAACTGGACCAAGTGTGGGTGAGCTCGTCGTGAAGGCCATCTCAGCATCCAAGGAAAAGAAGGGGGTGTCTTTGGCTGCCCTGAAAAAAGCTTTGGCCGCTGGTGGATACGATGTGGAGAAGAATAACGCACGCGTCAAACTGGCAATCAAGAGCCTGGTGACAAAGGGCACGCTGGTTCAGACCAAAGGAACCGGTGCGTCCGGCTCCTTCAAGCTGAACAAGAAACCGGCAGAGGCCAAGAAGAAGGTGGCGAAGAAACCTGCAGCCAAAGCCAAGAAACCAGCGGCAAAGAAACCTGCAGCCGCAAAGAAGCCCAAGAAGGCAGTGGCTAAGAAGCCTGCAGCCGCCAAGAAGTCCCCGAAGAAGGCCAAGAAACCCGCTGCGCCCAAGAAGGTCACAAAGAGCCCGAAAAAGGCAAAGAAGCCCGCCGCTCCCAAGAAGGCAGCTAAGAGCCCGAAGAAAGCGAAGGCGGCTAAGCCCAAGGTGGCCAAACCTAAAGCCGCCAAACCCAAGAAGGCTGCTCCTAAGAAGAAGTAA
- the LOC125298167 gene encoding histone H2A-like, producing the protein MSGRGKTGGKARAKAKSRSSRAGLQFPVGRVHRLLRKGNYAQRVGAGAPVYLAAVLEYLTAEILELAGNAARDNKKTRIIPRHLQLAVRNDEELNKLLGGVTIAQGGVLPNIQAVLLPKKTEKSK; encoded by the coding sequence ATGAGCGGAAGAGGCAAAACCGGTGGCAAGGCCAGAGCAAAGGCCAAGTCTCGTTCATCCAGGGCTGGACTGCAGTTCCCTGTTGGGCGTGTGCACAGACTGCTGCGTAAAGGCAACTATGCCCAGCGTGTGGGAGCTGGTGCGCCCGtttatttggctgctgtgctcGAGTACCTGACGGCTGAGATTTTGGAGTTGGCAGGTAACGCTGCCCGTGACAACAAGAAGACCCGTATCATTCCCCGTCATCTGCAGCTTGCTGTGCGTAACGACGAGGAGTTGAACAAACTCCTCGGTGGAGTGACCATCGCTCAGGGTGGTGTGCTGCCTAACATCCAGGCTGTGCTGCTACCCAAGAAGACTGAGAAGTCCAAGTAA